The sequence TACCAATTCCATATCATTTACAAGCCAAGCCTGCCATTGTCCATCGTGGAAATTTTTAGAACCGCGAATCGTATTTACCATCGTAAAAGGTCCGTCTCCTGTATAATTTTTATTATATGGTGTTAAATAATTTACTTTATGCGCAACCGCTTTATGAAATACAATAGTATCTGTAAATGTTTTCCCAATTGGTTTATCATCTTGAAAAAGAGAAGCTTTTAAAACTGTAGTTTCTTTAAACTGAATTGGAGTCGTGTATTTTATTGCATTCTGACCAATATTATTATGGCCGAAAACATAGCGGATATCCGGATTTGGAAATTCATTTTTTAGTGTCACATTCACTTGTTTTTTCTCTAAATCGGCGCTTGAAGAAGCGGTAACCAAATAAGCACTTTTTGCATAATTTATTCCCAAATAATCATAACGTTTGAATAATGAAGTCAATCGCGTCGTAAAATCATTCCAATTGCGGTTTTCTTTTGTGCTCCATAAAACTTCCGAAAGCGCTGCCAATCTTGGGAAAATCATATACTCAGAATCTTTTGGTCCCGGAAGAAATTCAGCCCATAAATTTGCTTGTCCGCCCAAAACATGTTTTGCTTCTGTTGCCGACATAGTCGAAACAACCGGATCAAATTCGTAAACTTTATTCAAAGGATTATAAGCGTCAAAAGCTAATGGTTCTTCATTTTGAGGCCCTTGGTAAAAGTTAAAATAACATGGTGATTCTGGCGTCATGATCACATCATGCCCTTGTGCTGCAGCTTCAGTTCCACCTTTTGTTCCTCTCCAACTCATTACAGTTGCTTCTGGTGCAAGACCTCCTTCTAAAATTTCATCCCAACCAATCAGTTTTTTGCCTTTAGAATTGATGTATTTTTCCATTCTTTTTACAAAATAACTTTGCAGTTCATGAACATTTTTCAAGCCATGCTCTTTCATTCTTTTTTGGCAATTCGGACATTTTTCCCAATTGGTTTTTGTCGCTTCATCACCTCCAATGTGAATGTATTTTGAAGGGAAAATAGTAATTACCTCATCAATTACATTCTGAAGAAACTCAAATGTTGTTTCTTTCCCAGCACAATAAATATCTGTAATTGGCCATAAACCGCCTGACGGAACTCCGATTTTCTGATCAAAACAAGCCAATTCAGGATAAGCTGCAATAGCACTGCTTACGTGCGCCGGCATTTCAATTTCCGGAATTATCTCCACATTCTTTGTTGCAGCATATTTTACGATTTCTTTTAATTCTTCCTGCGTTAAAAAGCCACCATAAGTTCCTTTTTCATCTGGATTTGTAACCAATCTCGCATTCCATGCTAAATTTTCCTGATCAACTCTCCATGCGCCGACTTCGGTTAATTTTGGGTATTTTTTGATTTCAATTCTCCAGCCTTGATCATCCACTAAATGCAAATGCAAAACATTCATTTTATGCATTACCAAACGATCAATAGTCGCTAAAATATAATTTTTAT comes from Flavobacterium sp. KACC 22761 and encodes:
- a CDS encoding family 20 glycosylhydrolase, translated to MRKLKSIFILIFLAVLSSGYSQKVFTEKDIQIVPKPNQLVLQAGSFEFSKNTVFVANTDFQKDISNALINKFGTAAGWHPVLGAKAPKSNYIQFKVDPAFHKEAYKLEVNNNSITITANGNAGFIYGLETVRQLLPTAIESKYAITSAKWQIPNVTITDEPRFQYRGLMLDLSRHFFDKNYILATIDRLVMHKMNVLHLHLVDDQGWRIEIKKYPKLTEVGAWRVDQENLAWNARLVTNPDEKGTYGGFLTQEELKEIVKYAATKNVEIIPEIEMPAHVSSAIAAYPELACFDQKIGVPSGGLWPITDIYCAGKETTFEFLQNVIDEVITIFPSKYIHIGGDEATKTNWEKCPNCQKRMKEHGLKNVHELQSYFVKRMEKYINSKGKKLIGWDEILEGGLAPEATVMSWRGTKGGTEAAAQGHDVIMTPESPCYFNFYQGPQNEEPLAFDAYNPLNKVYEFDPVVSTMSATEAKHVLGGQANLWAEFLPGPKDSEYMIFPRLAALSEVLWSTKENRNWNDFTTRLTSLFKRYDYLGINYAKSAYLVTASSSADLEKKQVNVTLKNEFPNPDIRYVFGHNNIGQNAIKYTTPIQFKETTVLKASLFQDDKPIGKTFTDTIVFHKAVAHKVNYLTPYNKNYTGDGPFTMVNTIRGSKNFHDGQWQAWLVNDMELVIDFEKAESIQQVTVGTLESQGAGVFFPIQIKVLLSNDGINYKEVGKVSRPYAANPISELKDFKISFQQQNARYVKIIGMNLKKSPRGESSWLFVDEILVN